A stretch of the Bradyrhizobium sp. CCBAU 53351 genome encodes the following:
- a CDS encoding methyl-accepting chemotaxis protein, producing the protein MRIGKLFALSMLTVTVFAVILGAEVLIPQTRIFTNRSDAIKTVDAFGAMLTVSQHVAGLRAPYISPIFQEGVATQAQSEAAGKAAKAADAGFEAARRAVLVLDDSAAMIETLDRTARRLKDIYTAADRAMSVPLAARDSAVVKGFLPAVAEVISNIEPIMNRLEGQVVNADSSLAALLSLARTAQDLRVSAGSRAATLSPALSARRPLVAAEFSLMDRMQGRVEADRERIEAGMQQLGNPPRIASALKAATESYFGKAAPIVDKEMPAARGDGKYGTNAEELANVIVPAIQMFYGVRDAALAEAAERAIAARNGALAMLALAGVAVLALLGTLGGVTMMLRSRVVTPLGRIADVIGTLAAGQHDVEIPATGRNDEIGQVAGSLQHFKNSLLAKKQADEAAAVEAEAKLRRSQRMDQIAREFEAMIGDVINTVSSASSELEVSAGTLTSTADQSEKVTATVAAASEQASTNVQTVAAAAEEMASSVDEISRQVQDSARIAGEAVQQAGRTNDHVGELARAAGRIGDVVELISQIAGQTNLLALNATIEAARAGEAGRGFAVVASEVKALAEQTAKATGEISQQISGIQAATDESVGAIKAIGDTITRMSEIASAIASAVEEQGAATREISRNVQQAARGTQQVSASIVDVQRGASQTGSASANVLNSARSLSGESTRLKIEVGKFLDAIRAA; encoded by the coding sequence ATGCGGATCGGGAAGCTTTTCGCGCTGTCGATGCTGACGGTGACGGTTTTTGCGGTCATCCTCGGCGCCGAGGTGCTGATACCCCAGACGCGCATCTTCACGAACCGCTCCGACGCCATCAAGACGGTCGATGCCTTTGGTGCGATGCTGACGGTCAGCCAGCATGTCGCCGGACTTCGTGCGCCCTACATCTCGCCGATCTTCCAGGAAGGCGTTGCGACGCAGGCGCAGAGCGAAGCGGCCGGGAAGGCTGCGAAAGCGGCCGATGCCGGATTCGAGGCCGCAAGGCGCGCCGTCCTGGTGCTCGATGACAGCGCAGCGATGATCGAAACCCTGGATCGCACCGCCCGACGGCTGAAGGATATCTATACTGCGGCAGACCGCGCGATGAGCGTTCCCCTGGCGGCACGCGACAGTGCCGTGGTCAAGGGCTTCCTGCCCGCCGTTGCCGAAGTCATCAGCAACATCGAGCCCATCATGAACCGGCTCGAAGGGCAGGTCGTCAATGCCGATTCCTCGCTCGCGGCGCTCTTGAGCCTGGCGCGGACCGCACAGGATCTGCGTGTCTCGGCCGGCAGCCGCGCCGCCACACTGTCGCCGGCGCTGTCCGCGCGTCGCCCGCTCGTAGCGGCCGAATTCTCGCTGATGGACCGCATGCAGGGGCGTGTCGAAGCCGACCGCGAGCGCATCGAAGCCGGCATGCAGCAGCTCGGCAATCCGCCCCGCATCGCCTCCGCACTGAAGGCTGCGACGGAATCCTATTTTGGCAAAGCAGCTCCGATCGTGGACAAGGAGATGCCCGCGGCAAGAGGCGACGGCAAGTATGGCACCAACGCCGAGGAGCTGGCGAACGTCATCGTCCCCGCCATCCAGATGTTCTACGGCGTGCGCGACGCCGCGCTGGCCGAAGCGGCCGAGCGTGCCATTGCTGCGCGCAACGGCGCCCTGGCGATGCTGGCGTTGGCCGGCGTTGCCGTGCTTGCCCTGCTCGGAACCCTCGGTGGCGTGACCATGATGCTGCGCAGCCGCGTGGTGACGCCGCTCGGCCGGATCGCGGACGTGATCGGAACGCTCGCCGCTGGACAGCACGACGTCGAGATTCCCGCGACGGGCCGCAATGACGAGATCGGCCAGGTGGCGGGCTCGCTGCAGCACTTCAAGAATTCCTTGCTCGCCAAGAAGCAAGCCGACGAGGCGGCCGCGGTCGAGGCCGAGGCGAAGCTGCGGCGCAGCCAGCGCATGGACCAGATCGCGCGCGAATTCGAAGCCATGATCGGTGACGTCATCAACACGGTGTCGTCGGCCTCGTCCGAGCTGGAAGTGTCCGCGGGCACGTTGACCAGCACGGCCGATCAATCGGAGAAGGTCACCGCAACCGTCGCGGCCGCCTCCGAACAGGCTTCCACCAACGTGCAGACCGTGGCCGCGGCGGCCGAGGAGATGGCCTCCTCGGTCGACGAGATCAGCCGCCAGGTGCAGGACTCCGCGCGGATCGCCGGTGAGGCGGTGCAGCAGGCCGGGCGGACCAACGACCATGTCGGCGAACTCGCCAGGGCCGCGGGGCGGATCGGCGACGTCGTCGAGCTCATCAGCCAGATCGCGGGCCAGACCAATCTTCTCGCCCTCAACGCCACCATCGAGGCGGCGCGCGCCGGCGAGGCCGGGCGCGGCTTCGCGGTCGTCGCCTCCGAGGTCAAGGCGCTCGCCGAGCAGACCGCCAAGGCCACCGGCGAGATCAGCCAGCAGATCTCGGGAATTCAGGCCGCGACGGACGAATCCGTCGGCGCCATCAAGGCGATCGGCGACACCATCACCCGCATGTCGGAGATCGCGTCCGCGATCGCCTCGGCGGTCGAGGAGCAGGGCGCGGCCACGCGGGAGATTTCCCGCAACGTGCAGCAGGCCGCGCGCGGCACCCAGCAGGTCTCCGCCAGCATCGTCGACGTCCAGCGCGGCGCCAGCCAGACCGGCTCGGCGTCCGCCAACGTGCTCAATTCCGCGAGATCGCTGTCCGGCGAGAGCACGCGCCTCAAGATCGAGGTCGGAAAATTCCTGGACGCCATCCGCGCGGCGTAG
- a CDS encoding carbohydrate porin, translating into MRTAAAIASGVLAVPAASRAADLPLKAPALKAVYDWTGLYIGAHVGVTRGTSSATLTDPLFATDNNVFTGATGGVQAGYNWRLNSGLLLGVEGDISFPNYLPSNHVVSSTGTALSFAEERWDYVASLRARLGYTSGNWLFYATGGAAFTGERFLSTPNGGVEEKVLHTRLGWTAGGGAEYAFAPHWTARLEYLYSKFDNANVTFPSGAQYASSMDFHSLRIGLNRKIDWPGVPTYNPKSDVTDTESNRWEIHGQSTALGQGYPAFRAPYTGPNSLLPSPDFQQTWSNSLYLNARLWDGGEVYFNPELLQGFGFNNTTGAAGFTNGEAQKSGFPYPHFNASRLFVRHTFGFGGEQEELASGQFQLASKVDVSRLTLQVGKFSVVDVFDGNSYAHDPRKDFMNWSIWASGAFDYAADKLGLGYGATAELNQKQWALRAGYFLVGAVSNSNNFDMNVGRRGEYVMELETRYSLFGMPGKLRTLGFVNSAFSGSYRETLDNPAFGVDITQTRRGRIKYGYAFNVEQAITDDFGVFGRWSWNDGRNEIMAFTDIDRSLSGGVSVKGTRWGRPDDVVALAGAVNALSQDHRDFIAAGGLGPLIGDGRLNYRRERVLETYYAYALNKALTFTADYQLIVNPAYNADRGPVSVFSGRLHGEF; encoded by the coding sequence TTGCGGACAGCTGCGGCAATCGCCTCGGGCGTGCTGGCCGTTCCCGCCGCCAGCCGTGCCGCCGATCTGCCGCTGAAGGCGCCGGCGCTGAAAGCGGTCTATGACTGGACTGGCCTCTATATCGGCGCGCATGTCGGCGTCACCCGCGGCACCTCATCGGCGACGCTGACCGATCCCTTGTTCGCAACCGACAACAACGTCTTCACCGGCGCGACCGGCGGCGTGCAGGCCGGCTACAATTGGCGCCTCAATTCGGGCCTGCTGCTCGGCGTCGAAGGCGACATTTCCTTTCCGAACTATCTGCCCTCCAACCACGTGGTGTCGTCGACGGGGACCGCGCTGTCGTTCGCGGAGGAACGCTGGGACTATGTCGCTAGCCTGCGCGCGCGGCTCGGCTACACCAGCGGCAATTGGCTGTTTTACGCCACCGGCGGCGCAGCCTTCACCGGCGAGCGCTTTCTCTCGACGCCGAACGGCGGCGTCGAAGAGAAGGTGCTGCACACACGGCTCGGTTGGACCGCGGGCGGCGGCGCCGAATATGCCTTCGCCCCGCATTGGACCGCGCGGCTCGAATATCTCTACAGCAAGTTCGACAACGCCAACGTCACCTTCCCCTCCGGCGCGCAATATGCCTCGTCGATGGATTTTCACAGCCTGCGGATCGGTCTCAATCGCAAGATCGACTGGCCGGGCGTGCCGACCTACAATCCGAAGTCGGACGTCACCGACACAGAGTCGAACCGCTGGGAGATCCACGGCCAGTCGACCGCGCTGGGGCAGGGCTACCCGGCGTTCCGCGCGCCCTATACCGGGCCCAACAGCCTGCTGCCGTCCCCGGATTTCCAGCAGACCTGGAGCAACTCGCTCTATCTGAATGCGCGGCTGTGGGACGGCGGCGAGGTCTATTTCAATCCCGAGCTACTCCAGGGCTTCGGTTTCAACAACACGACGGGCGCCGCGGGCTTCACCAATGGCGAAGCGCAGAAGTCGGGCTTCCCCTATCCGCATTTCAACGCCTCGCGGCTGTTCGTGCGCCACACCTTCGGCTTCGGCGGCGAGCAGGAGGAGCTTGCCAGCGGTCAGTTTCAACTCGCGAGCAAGGTCGACGTCTCACGCCTGACCCTGCAGGTCGGCAAATTCTCCGTGGTCGACGTATTCGACGGCAATTCCTACGCGCATGATCCGCGCAAGGACTTCATGAACTGGTCGATCTGGGCGTCGGGCGCCTTCGACTATGCCGCCGACAAGCTCGGCCTGGGCTATGGCGCCACCGCGGAATTGAATCAGAAGCAGTGGGCGCTGCGCGCCGGCTACTTCCTGGTGGGCGCTGTTTCCAATTCGAACAATTTCGACATGAATGTCGGCCGCCGCGGCGAATATGTCATGGAGCTCGAGACGCGCTATTCACTATTCGGCATGCCCGGCAAGCTGCGCACGCTCGGCTTCGTCAACAGCGCGTTCTCCGGCAGCTATCGCGAGACGCTGGACAATCCGGCATTCGGCGTCGACATCACCCAGACCCGTCGCGGCCGTATCAAATATGGCTACGCCTTCAACGTCGAGCAGGCGATCACCGACGATTTCGGCGTGTTCGGCCGCTGGAGCTGGAACGACGGCCGCAACGAGATCATGGCCTTCACGGACATCGACCGCAGCCTGTCCGGCGGCGTCTCGGTGAAAGGAACGAGATGGGGCCGGCCCGACGACGTCGTCGCACTTGCGGGCGCCGTCAACGCGCTGTCGCAGGACCATCGCGACTTCATCGCCGCCGGCGGCCTCGGCCCCTTGATTGGCGATGGCCGGCTCAACTACCGCAGGGAACGCGTGCTGGAGACCTACTACGCCTACGCGCTGAACAAGGCGCTGACCTTCACGGCCGACTACCAGCTCATCGTCAACCCCGCCTACAATGCCGACCGCGGCCCGGTGTCGGTGTTCTCAGGACGGCTGCACGGCGAGTTCTGA